The following coding sequences are from one Vibrio syngnathi window:
- a CDS encoding HDOD domain-containing protein has protein sequence MNHLSFFWLPQNKALLLKGLESEFAQLVGHSISAGKITLPPIPEVVLKIQKLCTLEPTGVAEVAECLLEDPGLTAIVIRVANSVVFNRRNITCVDVMTAVSRLGILRVRDIVTAQAIEQLKHSVNLSKECNELLVQSASVSKELAATMVLVTNLFKELSPTEYRYLEHEKSLLVGLLADIGLFCLVSEYHLYLDNGNYLDHDIALQIFQGQCSATSKLVLRRWGFDSDFIDVCSNTINSHEEREVSYLDIARIANHLLMFRNKDDNIDEHEVELNVTGAEVLYKLSNLSKQDFNAKLSDVINTSGF, from the coding sequence ATGAATCATTTATCATTTTTCTGGCTACCACAAAATAAAGCTCTTCTCCTTAAGGGCCTAGAATCCGAGTTTGCCCAACTTGTTGGACATTCCATCTCAGCGGGAAAAATAACTCTTCCTCCGATTCCTGAGGTTGTACTTAAAATTCAAAAGCTTTGTACTCTTGAACCAACAGGCGTCGCTGAAGTAGCCGAGTGCTTACTTGAAGACCCTGGGCTAACAGCAATCGTGATTCGTGTTGCTAACTCTGTTGTCTTTAACAGACGCAATATCACTTGTGTCGATGTTATGACGGCCGTATCGCGTCTTGGCATATTGAGGGTGCGTGACATTGTCACGGCTCAGGCTATTGAGCAACTTAAACATTCCGTTAATTTGAGTAAAGAGTGTAACGAGCTATTGGTTCAGAGCGCTTCTGTATCAAAAGAACTCGCCGCAACTATGGTGTTAGTCACTAACCTATTTAAAGAGCTATCCCCTACCGAATACCGTTATCTAGAACATGAAAAGTCACTACTTGTTGGGTTGCTCGCAGACATAGGTTTGTTCTGTTTGGTTAGCGAATATCACCTCTACCTAGACAACGGGAACTACTTAGATCACGACATCGCACTGCAAATATTCCAAGGCCAGTGTTCGGCGACAAGTAAGCTAGTTTTACGACGTTGGGGTTTCGACAGCGACTTTATCGATGTTTGCAGTAACACCATTAATAGTCACGAAGAACGCGAAGTGTCTTACCTTGATATTGCGCGAATAGCTAACCACCTACTGATGTTTAGAAACAAGGATGACAACATCGATGAGCACGAAGTAGAACTGAACGTCACAGGAGCGGAAGTGCTTTATAAATTAAGCAACTTGAGCAAACAGGATTTTAATGCAAAGCTAAGTGACGTGATCAATACTAGCGGCTTCTAA
- a CDS encoding lysine exporter LysO family protein has translation MFTGMIFIFAPLVVGYLFSISNAQTLDFINRSTSRLIYVILALMGLSLAALDNLGSNLQTILLYTATFFVCLSVCNLMALPAIDKLLPLQTDSCNKKLPLSSMAMESGKLILVVGSGLIAGLVLPIGLGWVDTASEWILFVLLFFIGIQLRNSGLTLRQILLNKHGMVIAIAIIVTSMLGGIIAAYILDIPLFKALAMSSGFGWYSLAGILMGDAFGPVYGGASFMLELLRELVALVLIPVLIRSYPCTSIGYAGATAMDFTLPVIQTTGGVRCVPVAIVSGFILSLLVPILMLFFVSLAN, from the coding sequence ATGTTTACAGGGATGATCTTTATATTTGCGCCACTCGTCGTGGGGTATCTTTTTTCAATATCAAACGCTCAGACGCTAGATTTTATCAACCGCTCTACTTCGCGGTTGATCTACGTGATTCTCGCTTTGATGGGACTAAGCTTAGCTGCCCTCGATAACCTAGGCAGTAACCTGCAGACAATCCTTCTATACACCGCCACCTTCTTTGTCTGCTTAAGCGTTTGTAACCTAATGGCGCTGCCCGCTATTGATAAGTTACTGCCACTCCAGACAGATAGCTGTAACAAGAAACTTCCTCTATCTTCTATGGCGATGGAGTCTGGCAAACTCATCTTAGTGGTCGGTTCCGGCCTTATCGCTGGTTTGGTTCTGCCTATTGGACTTGGTTGGGTTGATACCGCCAGTGAATGGATCCTGTTTGTTTTACTGTTCTTTATTGGCATTCAGCTACGCAATAGCGGACTAACACTTCGTCAGATCTTGCTCAACAAACACGGCATGGTAATCGCAATCGCGATCATCGTCACCTCAATGCTAGGTGGTATCATTGCGGCTTATATCCTTGATATCCCTCTGTTCAAAGCCTTGGCAATGTCTTCTGGGTTTGGCTGGTATTCATTAGCCGGCATCTTGATGGGCGACGCCTTTGGTCCTGTTTATGGCGGCGCTTCATTCATGCTTGAGCTGTTAAGAGAGTTAGTTGCCTTAGTACTGATTCCAGTGCTAATTCGCAGCTACCCATGTACTTCTATTGGCTATGCAGGCGCAACCGCGATGGATTTCACATTACCTGTCATTCAAACCACAGGTGGCGTTCGGTGCGTGCCAGTCGCCATAGTCAGTGGCTTTATCCTCAGCTTGCTTGTCCCGATTTTGATGTTGTTCTTTGTATCTCTTGCTAACTAG